The genomic DNA TTGGGATTGAATTTCGTCGGGACGATGACGACTTTCCATTCTCCGTCCTGTTTTAGGAACAGTTTTGAAGCGCGGTTCGGTAAAGGAGACCCGTCTTCATCGTTGAACTCGTGAATGATGTAGGCGACGTCACCTTTCTGAAAACTTTTGACGACTTTACCCGGTTTGATTTTTAAATTTTTGGCACCGAGCGTCGTGGCCCGTAATAACTTTTTATCACCTGTATATTCAATCGAGGCAAGTGCATCAGCATCAGCCGTACCTGATTGACCAATTGTCTTTTGATACGTTGCATAAACATCGAGGACATCTTGACTTGCCTGTTTTGTTTGTTTCGTTTCCGTTGACTTCGGGGATTGAGTATCAGTTGACTTCGGGGATTCAGTATCAGTAGACGGAGCAGAATCGTTTCCACATCCGACGAGGATGATACTAGTTGACGCGAGTACCGTCAATAATCGTTTCATATTCCAGTTCCTCCTATATGAACAACATCAATACTTTGTGTCTTCACCATACAGGAAATTCGCTTTTTTGAGTAGGGAATAGGTACACTATCATAAAGGAGAGTGGGTTCAAGATGAAAATTCACGTAACAGACGAAGCATTACAATACTTCAAAGAAGAGATGGAAGCAAAGGAAGGCGATACCATCCGATTTTTCGCTAAATACGGCGGATCAACCGATTTAACGCAAGGTTTCTCAGTCGGAGTCCACATGGAGACCGTCGACCGGGCAGCGGTTGAAGAAACCGTCGACGGGATTCATTTCGTCGTTTCCGATCAAGATGACTGGCTGTTCCAGGGGCAGGATGTCGAAGTATCCGTCCAAAACGAAGAAATTGTCTTTTCGCAGGCGAAGCAATAAGCAGGACATGAAGGGGACCGAATCGGTCTTCTTCATTTTTTTGTCTAGAATAATTGTAAGCGGCGACATGCTTCTGTACAATGGAGAATGTAAGCGATTAAAAGCAAGTATAAAAGGGGGAATAGAGATGATTCCGTACAAACACGAACCATTCACGGACTTCTCACAGGAAGCAAACAAGAAAGCGTTCGAAGAGGCGCTTGACCTTGTATCGAAAGAGCTTGGGAAAGATTATCCACTCGTCATCGGGGGAGAACGTGTGACGACAGAGGACAAAATCGTTTCTGTCAATCCGGCAAACAAAGAAGAAATCGTCGGACGCGTTTCGAAAGCGACACAAGCACACGCTGAAGATGCGATGCAAGCTGCAGTCAAAGCATTTGAGACGTGGAAATTCGTCAATCCGAGTGTTCGTGCGGACGTCTTATTCAAAGCAGCGAACATCATCCGCAAACGCAAACATGAATTCTCGGCTTATCTCGTCAAAGAAGCAGGTAAACCATGGAACGAAGCGGATGCGGATACAGCAGAAGCAATCGATTTCCTCGAATACTATGCGCGTCAGATGCTCGTCTTAAAAGAAGGTAAAAAAGTCGAGAGCCGTCCGGGTGAATACAACCGTTACGACTACATTCCACTCGGTGTCGGTGTCATCATCTCACCATGGAACTTCCCGCTTGCCATCATGGCAGGAACAGCGGTTGCTGCGATCGTGGCAGGTAACCCGATCCTCTTGAAACCAGCATCAACGACACCGGTCGTCGCTGCCAAATTCGTGGAAGTCATGGAACAGGCAGGTCTTCCGGCCGGCGTCTTGAACTTCATTCCGGGACCAGGCGCGGAAGTCGGCGATTACCTCGTCGATCATCCGAAAACGCGTTTCATCAGCTTCACGGGTTCACGCGATGTCGGACTCCGTATCAACGAACGGGCTTCGAAATTGAACGACGGTCAAATCTGGCTCAAACGCGTCATCGCGGAAATGGGCGGAAAAGACACGATGGTCATCGACGAGTCGGCTGATCTCGACTATGCGGCAGACATGATTACAAAAGCAGCATTTGGTTTCTCGGGACAAAAATGTTCAGCTTGTTCACGTGTCGTCGCACTTGATTCGGTTTATGACGAATTGCTCGCAAAAGTCGTCGAAAACACGAACAAACTCAGTATCGGTAACCCGGTCGACGTGACGAACAACGTTGGACCTGTCATCGATGCAGCAGCTTTCAAGAAAATCACATCGTACTTCGATGTCGCAAAACAAGAAGGCCGGATTGCAGCGGGTGGTACAGCGGATGATTCGACAGGATACTTCGTATCGCCGACAATCGTCGCTGACGTTCAACCGACTGATCGTTTGATGCAGGAAGAAATCTTCGGACCGGTCGTCGCTTTCACGAAAGCAAAAGACTTCAAAGAAGCGATCGATATCGCAAACAACACGGAGTACGGTTTGACGGGTGCGGTCATCACTCAAGATCGTACGAACCAGGAATACGCACGTGCGAACTTCCATGTCGGTAACCTATACTTCAACCGTGGTTGCACAGGCGCAATCGTTGGGTACCAGCCGTTTGGCGGATTCAACATGTCAGGGACGGATTCAAAAGCAGGCGGACCGGATTACTTGACTTTACACCTTCAAGCAAAAACTACTTCTGAAATGTTCTAAAATGATGTTTAATAGATGAAACGGGTATGCGACCTGCATACCCGTTTTTCTTTAGAAAAGGGGGAGCACGAGATGAACGGAATGTGGTTCGCAATTTTGTTGTATCTGGGTTTGATGGTCACACTAGGCGTCGTCGCGTATTATCGGACAAAAAACATGAACGATTATATGCTGGGAGGACGAACAATCGGACCTGTCGTCACAGCGCTCTCAGCCGGAGCGAGTGATATGAGTGGATGGTTATTGATGGGATTACCAGGCGCCATGTTTGCAACTGGTCTGTCCAGTGGATGGATTGTCATCGGGTTACTGCTCGGTGCGTATGCCAACTGGTTGCTCGTTGCACCACGTTTACGTGCTTATACGGCACATGCCGGGGATGCGATTACGATTCCCGACTACTTTGAAAAACGGTTCCATGATAAAAGTGGTGTTCTGCGTACAGTTTCAGCTGGAGTTATCTTAATATTCTTTATAATGTACGCTTCAAGTGGTTTTGTTGCCGGCGGTCGTTTGTTTGAATCCGTCTTCGGGCTTGAATATACAACCGGCTTATGGATTTTGGCAGGTGTCGTCATTGCCTATGTCTTCCTGGGCGGGTTCCTCGCAGTCAGTTGGACGGATGTCGTTCAAGGAATGATCATGGTCATCGCCTTGCTGATCGTTCCAGCCGTGACGCTTGCGCTCAGCGGTGGGATCAATGAGACGCTTGAGACGATTCGTTCGACGGATGGTTCGAAACTCGAGTTGTTCAAAGGGACAACCGTGATCGGCATCGTTTCCTTGCTTGCTTGGGGTCTCGGTTACTTTGGTCAACCGCACATCATCGTCCGTTTTATGGCGATTCGAAACCTGCATGAAATGAAATCGGCTCGTCGGGTCGGAATGATCTGGATGACGTTTTCGATTGTCGGAGCCATGGTAACGGGATTATTCGGATACGCCTATTTCACACAACAAGGCGGAACACTCGATAATCCGGAGAACGTCTTCATTCAACTGTCACGTGATCTGTTCCCGGGTTTCATCACAGGATTATTACTCGCAGCATTACTCGCGGCGATCATGTCGACGATCTCGACGCAACTGCTCGTCTCGTCGAGTGCTGCAACCAATGACTTCTATCAGCGTTTCCTAAAACGGAATGCGTCAGATAAAGAGTTAATGGTCATGGGGCGGATCATGGTTCTCGTCGTCGCACTGCTTGCGATTGCCCTGTCATTTGGTGCTCAAAAATCCATCTTGACGCTGGTCGGATATGCATGGGCGGGATTCGGTGCTGCGTTTGGACCAGTCGTCTTATTCAGCCTGTTATGGCGCCGGATGAACAAACATGGTGCACTTGCCTCGATGATTACGGGATCGGTCGTCGTCATCGCCTGGATTTTGGTGAAGATGTATGTCAAAGATCTTCCGTTTTACATCTCGGAGATGTATGAGATGATTCCTGCGTTCATCGCGTCTACCGTCGCACTCGTCGCCGGCAGTCTTTTGACGAAAGCACCAAGTCAAGCGATGTATGATGAATTCGATGAAGTGCAGGCTCAACTCAAAGGAGCGGAACAACAACGGAAAGTCGTTTGATGATCACAAAAAAGGATGTCCGGTGCCTCGTGCGCCGGGCATTGTTTTTCTATAGAAGAAACTAACTAAGTGAACATATCTTTATGTAAAGCACATATGTTGCCTATGCGCAAAAAAAGCGTATACTAACAACTAAAGAGAGGTGAGGCAAATGGCGAGTCAACCGATCGTTCCAGTGGAGCGTTTGAAAAAAAGGCACTATATCGGACCGGCATTCGTGGCTGCCGTCGCTTACCTCGACCCGGGGAATTTCGCGACGAACATGACAGCAGGAGCACAGTACGGATTTTTACTGCTATGGGTAATTGTCGCTGCCAACCTGATGGCTGTGATGATTCAGACACTGTCGGCGAAACTGGGTTTGATCAGCAATACGAGCCTTGCGGAAGTCATCCGGGATGAACTGTCGCCGGTCATGCGGATCATTTATTGGGCGCAGGCCGAACTCGTTGCCATGGCAACAGATTTGGCTGAATTTGTCGGAGCTGCACTCGGCTTTAATCTGTTGTTCAGCATTGATTTGAAAATCGCCGCCTTGCTGACAGCAGTTGCTTCGTTCGTCATCCTCGGATTCGAACGGAAAGGGTTACGGCATTTTGAAGCCGTCATCGGAGCATTGGTCCTTGTCATTGCTCTGGCATTTGCGATTCAGGTCATCGAAGTCAAACCGGTCCTGCGGGACGTCGCCGGGGGATTGATTCCCGGATTTTCCGGAACGTCGAGTATTGTCCTGGCAGCGGGGATGCTCGGGGCAACGGTCATGCCGCATGCGATTTACCTCCATTCCGATTTAACGAAACGCCGGATGGGAAACATTGCTGATAAAAAAGGTTTGTTACGGATTCAGAAAATGGACATTTGGGCGGCGATGCTGATTGCGGGAGCGGTCAATGCCGCGATGCTTGTCATTGCCGCGACAGTTTTCTTCGGGACGAGCCAACAGGCCGAGACGCTGGAAAGTATTTTTCATGGACTCGGGACGTCTCTCGGGGGCGCAGCACCTTATCTGTTTGGCGGAGCGCTGTTGATTTCCGGACTGGCTTCATCGAGTGTCGGCACGATGTCCGGGGATGCCATCATGCGCGGTTTCCTGAAGATGGAGATTCCGATCTTCCTCAGACGCAGTATCACGATGTTACCGGCGATTATCTTGCTGTTATCCGGATTTGATCCGACACGTGCCTTAATTTGGAGCCAGGTCGCATTATCGTTCGGGATTCCGTTTGCCTTGATCCCGTTAATTCGTGCGACATCAAGTGAACGGATCATGGGCAAATATAAAAACCGGACGCTGACGAAAGGTGTCGCTTGGACGATCGTTAGTATCGTTATCGTCTTCAACATCTATTTGTTAGTTGATCTTTTATTTTGAATAATCAGATTTCTTGTTTTGCTTATCGGTAGCCCGGGTAATTCATTACTAGAAGCTTTCTGCCCGGAAGCTTTGCTACCCCTATAAGGACGATGGTGCGGACCTCCCCCCGATGCACCATCGTCTTTTTTGTCTGGACAAAAAGTGCTATGATTAGAAATAGTGTAAAATATATTGAAAAAGTTCCGGAGGTGGAATCAGATGGCAAAGATTAATGAAGAACAAGTCCGCCATGTGGCGCATTTAGCACGTCTCGCCGTAACAGATGAAGAAGTCCAACAATTTACCGTTCAACTTGAGAAGATTCTCGGGTTTGCTGAACAATTAAATGAGCTCGATACGACAGGCGTCGAACCGACGACACACGTCCTCGATCTCAAAAACGTCTTGCGTAAAGACGAAGTACGTCCGTCGCTTCCGCGCACGGAAGTAGAACGACTCTCACCTGATTGGGAAGACGGACAAGTCCGTGTCCCGGCAGTATTCGAATAAGGAGGAGACCACCGATATGTCACTTTTTGAACATGGTGTAAAGAACTTACACACACTCGTCAAAGACGGAGAAGTCAAAGTATCCGAGCTTGTCCAGGAATCGTTTGACCGGATTGACCGCGTTGACGGAAACATCGGCGCATTTTTATCATTAAACGAAGATGCTTTCGAACAAGCAAAACGGATGGACGAGATTGCAAAGCACGAAGCGAACCCATTATTCGGGTTACCGATTGGTGTCAAAGACAACATCGTCACGAAAGGGATGACGACGACGTGTGGTTCGAAGTTCCTCGAAAACTTCGTTCCGGCGCATGATGCGACGGTCGTCGAGCGTCTGCATGAAGCAGGAGCCATTACAATCGGGAAACTCAACATGGACGAGTTCGCGATGGGCTCATCAAACGAAAACTCGGCCTACAAGCCGGTTCGTAACCCGTGGAACACAAAACACGTACCGGGCGGTTCGTCAGGCGGATCAGCAGCAGCTGTCGCGGCAGGCGAAGTCTTGTTCAGCCTTGGTTCTGATACGGGTGGTTCGATCCGTCAACCGGCTGCTTACTGTGGTGTCGTCGGCTTAAAACCGACATACGGTCTCGTCTCGCGTTACGGTCTCGTTGCCTTCGCCTCATCACTTGACCAAATCGGTCCATTGACACGGACGGTCGAAGACAATGCGTACTTATTGAGTGCGATTGCCGGACATTGTGACATGGATTCGACGTCAGCGAACGTCAACCCGACGGATTACACACAAGCACTGACAGGGGATATCAAAGGACTGAAGATTGCCGTTCCGAAAGAGTATTTCGGCGAAGGAATCAGTGAAGGCGTTAAGGAAAATATCCGTGCCGCAATCAAGAAACTTGAATCGCTTGGTGCGACGGTCGACGAAGTCTCACTTCCGAACTCGAAATATGCGCTCGCGACGTATTATTTGCTCGCTTCTTCAGAAGCATCATCGAACTTGGCACGTTTCGACGGAATCCGTTATGGTGTCCGCGCGGAAGCTGATGCACTCGAAGATGTCTTCAAGTATTCGCGCGCTCAAGGTTTCGGTGACGAAGTCAAACGCCGGATCATGCTTGGCACGTATGCCCTCAGCTCAGGCTATTACGATGCCTACTATAAAAAAGCACAACAAGCACGGACGTTGATTAAACAAGACTTTGACCAGGTCCTTGCCAACTACGATGTCATCATCGGACCAACTGCACCGACTCCAGCCTTTGAACTCGGGGCACAGAACGATGATCCGGTCACGATGTATGCTAACGATATCCTGACGATTCCAATCAACTTGGCAGGTGTCCCGGCGATTTCGGTTCCAGCCGGTCTCGTCGACGGATTGCCTGTCGGTCTGCAAATCATCGGAAAACACTTTGACGAGGCGACGATTTATCGTGCTGCGCATGCATTCGAGCTTGCGACCGGTGGATTCGCGCTTCCGAAGTTATAAAGGAGAATGCCTTATGAACTTTGAAACGGTCATCGGTATTGAGGTCCATGCCGAATTAAATACAAATACGAAGATGTTTTGCGGCTGTGCCCGGGAATACGGAGCGGAAACGAATACGAAGACGTGCCCGATCTGTCTCGGACATCCCGGTGTTCTGCCGAAAATTAATGAAAAAGCAGTCGAACTGGCCGTTCGTGCTGCCATGGCCTTGAACTGTCAGGTTGCCGATCAAACGAAATTCGACCGGAAAAACTATTTTTATCCGGATACACCAAAAGCGTATCAAATTTCGCAGTTTGATCAGCCGATCGGTTTTGATGGCTACATCGATGCGGAGGTCGACGGCGAAACAAAACGTTTCCGGATCGAACGCGTCCACCTCGAAGAAGATGCCGGGAAGATGAACCACACCGGTGCCAACCATTCGGTCGTCGACTTCAACCGGACCGGCGCACCGTTGATTGAGATCGTCAGTGAAGCCGACATGCGTTCAGCAAAAGAAGCGGTCGCGTACCTCGAACGTCTTAAAGAAGTGTTGCAGTATGCCGGCGTCTCGGACGTTAAGATGGAAGAGGGATCGTTACGGTGCGACTGTAACATCTCCGTCCGTCCCTACGGACAAGAGAAATTCGGTACAAAAACCGAGCTGAAGAACTTGAACTCGTTCGGAAACGTCTTAAAAGGTCTGGAATACGAAGAAGACCGTCACCGTAAGTTGTTGTTATCCGGCGGTGTCATGCGTCAGGAAACACTTCGTTTTGACGAAACGAAAAAACAAACGGTCTTGATGCGGGTTAAAGAAGGAGCATCTGATTACCGCTACTTCCCGGAACCGGATCTCGTTAAGTTGGTTCTTGATCATGACTGGAAAGAAGCAATCCGTGCCGGTATCCCGGAATTACCTGATGCCCGCCGTGTCCGCTACCAGGAAGCGCTTGGTCTGTCCGCCTATGATGCAAAACAATTAACTGTCACACGTGAGATGGCCGAATACTTCGAAGCGACGATTGCAGCCGGTGCTGAACCGAAAGCCGCTGCCAACTGGACAGTCGGGGAAGTCCAAGGTCACTTGAACAAATCGACGGAAACGTTTGACACGATCAAGTTGACACCAGCCCGTCTCGCGGAAATGATCGAATTGATTGCCGGCGGCACGATTTCATCAAAAATCGCGAAACAAGTCTTCACGGCCGTCATCGAGCAAGGCGTCGAGCCGCGTGCTTACGTCGAAGAACAAGGACTTGCACAAATCTCGGACGAAGGACTCCTTCGCGGACTGGTTGTCGAGATGTTTGAAGCAAATCCGGCGGTTGTCGAAGAACTCGTCAACGGCCGTGACCGGAAAAAAGGTTTCGTCATCGGTCAAATCATGAAAAAGACAAAAGGAATGGCGAATCCGGCATTGCTTGATCAACTGTTCTACGAAGAACTCGAAAAATTAAAATAAGTTCTGTTGAAGCACTGATTTCCTCTCTTAAATCAAGGGAAGGAAGCAGTGCTTCTTTTTTTGCCTTTGTAATGTGCCAGAACTTCATGTAAAATAAAACAGTTATGTATCAAATGGATCGGTTGAGTAAAAAAGGAGAAAATCTTATGAGACCTAGAGCGCGAGTGATTTATAACCCGACTTCCGGGAAAGAGATGGTAAAGCGTAATCTGCCGTATATCTTGGACCGGCTGGAAGCAGCGGGTTATGAGACTTCCGTCTATTCGACGAAAGCGGTCGGTGACGCGACATATGAAGCAGCACGGGCCTGTGAAGCCGAATTTGACCTTGTCGTTGCTGCAGGTGGAGATGGTACGTTAAACGAAGTGATCAGTGGCATGGCCTCGTATCCGGTTCGTCCGAAACTGGGTGTCTTACCGGTCGGAACGACCAATGACTTCGGTCGGGCGATGCGGATTCCTTTGACGATTGAGGGTGCGATGGATGTCATCTGTACCGGGTACACGATGCCCGTCGACATCGGGAAGATCGAAGGGACGACAGGTACCCACTACTTCATCAACATCGCAGGTGGTGGCATCATGACGGAACTCTCGTACGAAGTTCCATCAAAACTGAAGACGGCACTCGGACAGTTGGCGTATTACGTCAAAGGGATGGAAAAACTCCCGCAAATCCGTCCGACCTATGTCGAGCTCGAACACGAACGCGGGATTTTTAAAGGCGAAGTCATGTTATTTTTGACTTCGAACACCAATTCTGTAGGCGGTTTTGAAAAACTTTCACCGAATGCTTCCCTCAATGATGGACGCTTTGATTTATTCATTTTGAAAAAATGTAATCTCGTTGAGTTAATCCGTGTCATGCGGTTGGCGTTAAAGGGAGACCACTTCTCGGATCCATGTATTGAACATGTGACGACGTCGTTTGTCCGGATGCGAAATACATCCGAGATGAGCTTGAACATCGATGGCGAGTTTGGCGGAATTTGTGAAGGGGAGATGACGAATCTTCAATCACATTTCGACGTCATGACGCCGAAGTTCCGGATCGACGAGATGGAAACGATCAATTTACAGCTACAGGCACAAGAACAGGAAACGAATCTCGCGTAAGACGCGGGATTTTCTAGGAGGAAAATAATATGATTCCAGTACAAAAAAACGATGAGCACGTCGTCGATATCGTCGACTTGACGCACGACGGTTCAGGGGTTGCCCGGATTGACGGCTACACAGTCTTCATTCCCGGTGCCCTGCCGACGGAACAAGTCAAAATCAGAATTACGAAAACGACGAAATCATACGGCTTCGGACGGATTATCCGTCAAAAAACGAAGAGTGTCGATCGTGTCGAGCCGCCTTGTCCGGTCTATAACCAGTGCGGCGGTTGCCAACTGCAGCATCTCTCATATGACGCGGAACTGAAATTCAAACACAACCGTGTCCGTGACGCTTTCGCGCGTCTTGCCGGTCTTGAGATTCCGGTCCACGAAACGATGGGTATGGAAGATCCATGGGGTTACCGCAACAAGGCACAAGTGCCGGTCGCGTTCCAATCCAACAAGTTAATGGCCGGTTTTTATCAAAAACGCAGTCACCGGATCATCGACATGGATTACTGTCTGATCCAAAATAAAGAGAATGATGATGCAATTCAAGCCGTCCGGAAAGTACTGGCTGACCTGAAGGTTCCGGCTTACGATGAAAAGAAAAACAGCGGTGTCATCCGTCACATCATGGCACGCCACGGTTACCATACAAACGAATTGATGATCGTCCTCGTGACGAAGGTCAAACAATTGCGCGGTGCTGATAAAATCGTCGAAGGCATCTTAAAAGCTGTCCCGAACGTCACATCGATCCAGCAAAACATCAATCCGGATGAGACGAATGTCATCTTAGGAAAACGTAACATCGTCTTACATGGACCATCTGTCATCCGCGATCAAATTGCCGGATTGACGTATGAAATTTCACCGCATTCGTTCTTCCAGGTCAATCCGTTACAAACGGAAAAACTGTACGGAAAAGCGCTGGAATACGCTCAGTTAACTGGCGATGAAATCGTCGTTGATGCATACTGCGGAATCGGTTCGATCTCATTATCGCTCGCGCAACAGGCGAAACACGTCTACGGTATCGAAATGGTCCCACAAGCGATTGACGACGCACGCCGGAATGCAAAAGCAAACGGGATCGACAACGTATCGTTTGAGTACGGAACTGCAGAAACGGTCATGCCGGCACTCGTTAAAGGCGGCATCAAGCCTGACGTCATCGTCGTTGACCCGCCGCGTAAAGGCTGTGACGAAGAATTCCTCCGTGCTGCTGCTGAAGTCGCACCGAAGCGGATCGTCTACGTCTCTTGTAATGCATCGACACAAGCGCGTGACGCGAAGCTTTTGGCTGAACTCGGCTACAAGCTGATGGAAGTCACACCGGTCGATATGTTCCCACACACGACACACGTCGAGAGCGTTGCCTTGTTCGTACGTGAAGAAAACTAAGTGCCTCTAAACTAACAAAAAACGAGAATCACTTACCGGAAGAACGGTAGTGTGATTCTCGTTTTTTTATGTGAAATTTTTACTGGATCTTAGAAGCGAAAAGCGCATCAACAACCCGTTGACTGGATTTCCCGTCATCCAGGCTGCAAAAGCGTTCCTGGAACGCTGCGTATTTATCTTCGTACTGTTTGGATTGTATTTCGATGTTTTCAATATAGTCGATGACCTGGTCACTTTCTTTTAACAGAGGACCGGGAACGACCGCTTCAAAATCAAAATAGAATCCCCGGAGGACGGAAGCATACTTCTCTAAATCATACGTAAAGAATAACATCGGACGGTTCAAGTGAGCATAATCGAAGAAGACGGACGAGTAATCCGTAATCAACAGATCACTGATCAGATACAGCTCCGCGATATCACCGTAAGCGGACACGTCGTATGCAAAACCGTCAAACGCTGTCAAATCAAGGTATTCAGCAATCAAGTAGTGCATACGCAACAGAACGATATGGTCGTCACTCAAACGGGCTTGCATCTGTTCCAAATCCAGCTTGAGATTAAAACGGTATTGTCCCTTCGTCACGAATTCGTCGTCACGCCAAGTCGGTGCATATAAGATGACTTTTTTGTCAGGCGGCAATTGTAACGACTGCTTGATCTGTTCGGCTTGTTGCTGGCGGTCAGGCGCATACAACAGGTCATTTCGCGGATAACCGGTTTCAAGAAGCAGTCCCCGAAAATCAAAGGCCCGTTTGAAGATGGCGCTGGAATAGAGGTTGGGTGAAAGCAGATAGGTCCATTCCCGGGCCTGGGCAGAAAAGTTCTTTTTATACTGTTCGGTATTCGTACCCGGCATATGGACCTCGTCCATGTCGAGTCCCAGCCGTTTTAAAGGAGTGCCGTGCCAGGTCTGTAAATAAATCGTTTCCCGTCGTTTTTTTAAGCTGAGCGGCTGACGCGTATTGAAAATCCAGTACTGCGCCCGGGCCATCAGGTAATAGTATTTCGGGCTATTCCGCAATACCCAGTTCGGACAAACTGCCTTGACTGCAGCAGTCGGTTCTTTGGCAAAAATCCAGACGAGTTCAAGTTCCGGATGCTGTTTTTGGAGCGTCAGGTAAAGCGCCTTCGGATTATCGGAATAACCGCGTCCTAAAAAACTTTCAAACAGGACAAGGTTTTTTTGAACCGGAAGCTTTTGAAACAGTCGATAGAGAAGTAATCCTTTATGGATTTTCTTGCGACGGATCTTCGTAAGTAGCTGTGTCATGTCATACTCCTTTAAAAAAGATTAAAAATGATGTTGTCTGTAATGAGTCGGCGTCTCGCCCGTCGTCTGTTTGAACGCTTGACTGAAATGGCTTTGACTCGAGAAATGTAACTTGTTCGAGATGGTCAGCAAGGAATCATCCGTCGAACGCAACAGACGTTTCGCTTCACGGATCCGTTCACGAATGACATAGCGTGCAAGCGGAAGTCCCGTCTCTTCCTTGAACAGGACGGATAAATAATTCGACGAAACGTGAATCGCTTGGCTGATTGATGAGACCGACAACGGATCATAAAGATGTTGCTGGATGTAACGGATTGCGGCAAGTACATGCGGCGAATGGCGTAACTCCTGAATCTGTTTGACGGCTTCGGCAAAACTGACGGTAATCCGGACGTGACGGTTTCGCAGTTCGGAAATACTGGTTGCTGCCTCGATCGATTCAATCATCCGGTCACTGAGCATAAAGGCCTCATCCGGTTCCAGTCCGCCGTTAATGGCAGCCCGTGCGCT from Exiguobacterium sibiricum 7-3 includes the following:
- a CDS encoding HesB/YadR/YfhF family protein → MKIHVTDEALQYFKEEMEAKEGDTIRFFAKYGGSTDLTQGFSVGVHMETVDRAAVEETVDGIHFVVSDQDDWLFQGQDVEVSVQNEEIVFSQAKQ
- the pruA gene encoding L-glutamate gamma-semialdehyde dehydrogenase; its protein translation is MIPYKHEPFTDFSQEANKKAFEEALDLVSKELGKDYPLVIGGERVTTEDKIVSVNPANKEEIVGRVSKATQAHAEDAMQAAVKAFETWKFVNPSVRADVLFKAANIIRKRKHEFSAYLVKEAGKPWNEADADTAEAIDFLEYYARQMLVLKEGKKVESRPGEYNRYDYIPLGVGVIISPWNFPLAIMAGTAVAAIVAGNPILLKPASTTPVVAAKFVEVMEQAGLPAGVLNFIPGPGAEVGDYLVDHPKTRFISFTGSRDVGLRINERASKLNDGQIWLKRVIAEMGGKDTMVIDESADLDYAADMITKAAFGFSGQKCSACSRVVALDSVYDELLAKVVENTNKLSIGNPVDVTNNVGPVIDAAAFKKITSYFDVAKQEGRIAAGGTADDSTGYFVSPTIVADVQPTDRLMQEEIFGPVVAFTKAKDFKEAIDIANNTEYGLTGAVITQDRTNQEYARANFHVGNLYFNRGCTGAIVGYQPFGGFNMSGTDSKAGGPDYLTLHLQAKTTSEMF
- the putP gene encoding sodium/proline symporter PutP produces the protein MNGMWFAILLYLGLMVTLGVVAYYRTKNMNDYMLGGRTIGPVVTALSAGASDMSGWLLMGLPGAMFATGLSSGWIVIGLLLGAYANWLLVAPRLRAYTAHAGDAITIPDYFEKRFHDKSGVLRTVSAGVILIFFIMYASSGFVAGGRLFESVFGLEYTTGLWILAGVVIAYVFLGGFLAVSWTDVVQGMIMVIALLIVPAVTLALSGGINETLETIRSTDGSKLELFKGTTVIGIVSLLAWGLGYFGQPHIIVRFMAIRNLHEMKSARRVGMIWMTFSIVGAMVTGLFGYAYFTQQGGTLDNPENVFIQLSRDLFPGFITGLLLAALLAAIMSTISTQLLVSSSAATNDFYQRFLKRNASDKELMVMGRIMVLVVALLAIALSFGAQKSILTLVGYAWAGFGAAFGPVVLFSLLWRRMNKHGALASMITGSVVVIAWILVKMYVKDLPFYISEMYEMIPAFIASTVALVAGSLLTKAPSQAMYDEFDEVQAQLKGAEQQRKVV
- a CDS encoding Nramp family divalent metal transporter; the protein is MASQPIVPVERLKKRHYIGPAFVAAVAYLDPGNFATNMTAGAQYGFLLLWVIVAANLMAVMIQTLSAKLGLISNTSLAEVIRDELSPVMRIIYWAQAELVAMATDLAEFVGAALGFNLLFSIDLKIAALLTAVASFVILGFERKGLRHFEAVIGALVLVIALAFAIQVIEVKPVLRDVAGGLIPGFSGTSSIVLAAGMLGATVMPHAIYLHSDLTKRRMGNIADKKGLLRIQKMDIWAAMLIAGAVNAAMLVIAATVFFGTSQQAETLESIFHGLGTSLGGAAPYLFGGALLISGLASSSVGTMSGDAIMRGFLKMEIPIFLRRSITMLPAIILLLSGFDPTRALIWSQVALSFGIPFALIPLIRATSSERIMGKYKNRTLTKGVAWTIVSIVIVFNIYLLVDLLF
- the gatC gene encoding Asp-tRNA(Asn)/Glu-tRNA(Gln) amidotransferase subunit GatC yields the protein MAKINEEQVRHVAHLARLAVTDEEVQQFTVQLEKILGFAEQLNELDTTGVEPTTHVLDLKNVLRKDEVRPSLPRTEVERLSPDWEDGQVRVPAVFE
- the gatA gene encoding Asp-tRNA(Asn)/Glu-tRNA(Gln) amidotransferase subunit GatA; this encodes MSLFEHGVKNLHTLVKDGEVKVSELVQESFDRIDRVDGNIGAFLSLNEDAFEQAKRMDEIAKHEANPLFGLPIGVKDNIVTKGMTTTCGSKFLENFVPAHDATVVERLHEAGAITIGKLNMDEFAMGSSNENSAYKPVRNPWNTKHVPGGSSGGSAAAVAAGEVLFSLGSDTGGSIRQPAAYCGVVGLKPTYGLVSRYGLVAFASSLDQIGPLTRTVEDNAYLLSAIAGHCDMDSTSANVNPTDYTQALTGDIKGLKIAVPKEYFGEGISEGVKENIRAAIKKLESLGATVDEVSLPNSKYALATYYLLASSEASSNLARFDGIRYGVRAEADALEDVFKYSRAQGFGDEVKRRIMLGTYALSSGYYDAYYKKAQQARTLIKQDFDQVLANYDVIIGPTAPTPAFELGAQNDDPVTMYANDILTIPINLAGVPAISVPAGLVDGLPVGLQIIGKHFDEATIYRAAHAFELATGGFALPKL